A part of Legionella sainthelensi genomic DNA contains:
- a CDS encoding MC/SLC25 family protein, whose product MSQEKRAQKTLWDAYAFSTGYTLFTTCIGHPAERLKVAIQTNLSQSSYSVITQFAGVNVKHFSTGFLSCVIRQLGKVAYRPLLITHMPKEIDKLQFSMFSGGVLKGAIASVFDTVVVSPIENVKTVQMKTIASHTKPITPFQAMNTVYQQRGLAGFFSGSAPTLGKAFPSWFYLFMTYNAIKTKREKQTFLSTILWATFASAPVVFATTPLDVLKSQQQAGNKGQQSLGQLVSQIYKNHGISAFFRGFNCRLVHKSLSTAGAYMILDMAHKM is encoded by the coding sequence ATGAGTCAAGAAAAAAGAGCACAAAAGACTCTTTGGGATGCCTATGCTTTTAGTACAGGATACACACTTTTTACAACATGTATAGGTCATCCAGCTGAAAGGCTAAAAGTTGCAATTCAAACAAATCTTTCTCAAAGCTCTTACTCGGTTATAACGCAATTTGCTGGGGTAAACGTAAAGCATTTTTCTACAGGATTTTTATCGTGTGTTATTCGCCAACTTGGAAAAGTGGCATATAGACCATTATTGATTACTCATATGCCAAAAGAAATTGATAAGCTACAATTTTCTATGTTTTCTGGAGGTGTGCTCAAAGGAGCGATCGCAAGTGTTTTTGATACTGTAGTGGTTAGTCCAATTGAAAACGTCAAAACCGTACAAATGAAAACTATTGCCAGTCATACTAAACCTATAACACCTTTCCAAGCAATGAATACTGTTTATCAACAAAGAGGTTTAGCTGGTTTTTTTTCTGGAAGTGCTCCTACGTTAGGAAAAGCTTTTCCCAGCTGGTTTTATTTATTTATGACATACAATGCAATTAAAACCAAACGTGAAAAGCAAACCTTTTTATCAACCATTTTATGGGCAACTTTTGCTTCAGCCCCAGTTGTTTTTGCAACTACGCCTCTTGATGTATTGAAAAGTCAGCAGCAAGCGGGTAATAAAGGACAACAATCACTAGGACAGCTTGTTTCTCAAATTTATAAAAATCATGGTATTAGCGCTTTTTTTAGAGGATTCAATTGTCGATTAGTACATAAGTCATTGTCCACCGCGGGCGCTTATATGATTTTAGATATGGCGCATAAGATGTAA
- a CDS encoding diguanylate cyclase, whose translation MDEKIQKKLHSLFMHYRKQLPERIYSLELQWQAQLKQWDLAGFQEFHRNIHSLCGSAGTYGYLELGKTARQMEILLKNVLANGKLAEEDKEKITSYFNQLKSVLAHEDSPKSLGFIAEKKSADNKLIYILEQELPLVNELRTGLQQAGYEAQPIKEMASLQHLIEKQQPIALIINTDYLNTSSLEYLVTVEKQHKGLIQLFCIVPNADLLPRLTAIRAGCVAFFQKPLDVSYMIQEINLNCTSPINEAYRILILDDSQSLAEFYSLILKQADMITRAITKPLDLLKELETFQPDLILMDIYMPECSGLELATLLRKDRRYTKIPIIFLSTEDDKNKKLAAISLGGDDFLTKPVSPQDLVSAVRSRSNRASILNYYMTTDSLTGLLNHSSVLNRLNIEISRATQQKSSLSFVMIDIDNFKLINDTYGHPFGDAVIKKLASILMMNLRNQDIIGRYGGEEFVLILPGANLENSQKICNNLRIQFADHTFTINDQQVHVTISMGISSLTHSHDFNDIVNYADQALYKAKQNGKNQIVVYSEHLIVN comes from the coding sequence ATGGATGAAAAGATACAGAAAAAATTACATAGTCTTTTTATGCACTACCGTAAGCAACTTCCTGAGCGAATTTATAGTTTAGAGCTGCAATGGCAAGCTCAGCTCAAACAATGGGATTTAGCTGGTTTTCAAGAATTCCATCGTAATATACATAGCTTATGTGGTTCTGCTGGAACTTATGGTTATTTGGAGTTGGGCAAGACAGCTCGGCAGATGGAAATATTATTAAAAAATGTACTTGCTAATGGGAAATTAGCAGAGGAAGATAAGGAAAAAATTACTTCATATTTTAATCAATTAAAAAGCGTATTAGCTCATGAGGATTCTCCAAAATCGCTTGGTTTTATCGCTGAAAAAAAATCTGCAGATAATAAGTTAATCTATATTCTGGAACAAGAACTCCCCTTGGTTAATGAACTAAGAACAGGCCTGCAACAGGCTGGGTATGAGGCACAACCTATTAAAGAGATGGCCTCATTACAGCACTTAATCGAGAAGCAGCAACCTATTGCGTTGATTATTAATACGGATTATCTAAACACATCCTCTCTCGAATATCTGGTTACTGTAGAAAAACAACATAAGGGGCTCATTCAATTATTTTGTATTGTTCCTAATGCTGATTTATTACCTCGACTTACAGCCATTCGCGCGGGGTGTGTTGCCTTTTTTCAAAAACCGCTCGATGTGTCTTACATGATTCAAGAAATAAATTTAAATTGTACTTCCCCTATTAATGAAGCATACCGAATTTTAATCCTGGATGATTCACAATCATTAGCGGAATTTTATTCTTTGATTTTAAAACAAGCAGATATGATTACCCGAGCCATTACAAAACCTTTGGATTTATTAAAAGAGCTCGAAACATTCCAGCCTGATTTAATTTTGATGGATATTTATATGCCGGAGTGTTCTGGTTTAGAACTTGCAACGTTACTTCGAAAAGACAGACGATACACGAAAATCCCCATTATTTTTCTGTCTACAGAGGATGATAAGAACAAGAAATTAGCAGCAATTAGCTTAGGTGGTGATGATTTTCTTACCAAACCGGTTTCGCCCCAAGATTTAGTTTCTGCAGTCAGATCTCGTTCAAATCGTGCAAGCATTTTAAATTATTATATGACTACAGATAGTTTGACGGGGTTATTAAATCATTCAAGTGTTTTAAATCGGTTAAATATTGAAATTTCCAGAGCAACCCAACAGAAGTCATCCCTTTCTTTTGTGATGATTGACATTGATAATTTTAAATTAATTAATGACACTTATGGTCATCCTTTTGGTGATGCGGTAATTAAAAAACTGGCCTCTATTCTGATGATGAATTTACGTAATCAAGATATTATTGGACGGTATGGTGGAGAGGAGTTTGTGCTCATATTACCAGGCGCTAACCTTGAAAACAGCCAAAAAATTTGTAATAACTTACGCATTCAATTTGCTGATCATACTTTTACAATAAATGATCAACAAGTACATGTAACAATTAGTATGGGAATTTCGAGTTTGACTCATAGCCACGATTTTAATGATATTGTGAATTATGCAGATCAAGCGTTATATAAAGCAAAACAAAATGGGAAAAATCAGATTGTTGTCTATTCTGAACATTTAATTGTAAATTAA
- a CDS encoding response regulator encodes MHKELKKILYAEDEEDIRAIAQIALEEIGDFTVRYCSNGKEVIDAAKEFIPDLLLLDVMMPEQDGPTTLCELRKNPEFMEIPAIFMTAKIQSDEIAEYKSIGAIDVIKKPFDPLTLAMSINNAWLKYNG; translated from the coding sequence ATGCATAAAGAACTGAAAAAAATTTTATATGCTGAAGATGAAGAGGACATAAGAGCTATTGCCCAAATAGCCTTGGAAGAGATTGGCGATTTTACAGTTAGATATTGTTCTAACGGTAAAGAGGTTATTGATGCTGCAAAGGAATTTATTCCTGATTTACTTCTATTAGATGTAATGATGCCTGAGCAGGATGGACCAACCACTTTATGTGAATTACGAAAAAATCCTGAGTTTATGGAAATACCCGCTATATTCATGACTGCTAAAATACAAAGTGATGAAATAGCAGAGTATAAGTCTATAGGAGCAATTGATGTTATTAAAAAGCCTTTTGATCCTTTGACTCTTGCGATGTCAATAAACAATGCCTGGTTAAAATATAATGGATGA
- a CDS encoding MHYT domain-containing protein: MSSFSEWFQSVPIPVDALIGRYDLKLVALSYVIAVIASYVALNLVGRLRSERSSHIRLYWLAGGAFAMGSGIWAMHFVGMLAFIMPMPMEYDVSWTAASLIVAVLASALALFILQKKDYSMLHLALGGLIVGLAISTMHYMGMEGMKFHVNIHYLPGLFFLSIAIGIAAAETAIWLALQSNYGSRKKQFNLKIISSFLMGLAICGMHYTGMAAAVFTPNLSHVMAAENSTIEPRYLAYFITGISLFIFIIALTASGYYKKMILAIENEKEFLNAMLDNLEDGIIACNAAGRITVLNHTIQKYINSNKINKDINNISNYFSLFTLNNNPISPDEFPLKRALRGELVRGVELIMHTKNDGVRHVVIDGQKIINSEKSNLGAVIVIHDVTNLKQTERLKDEFVSTVSHELRTPLTSIRGSLGLLVSGIMGVFPEKAKKLLDIANNNCERLLLLINDILDIEKIEAGKMDFELKVIELNQIVKESIDVNKMYAEKFNVTIELTPNNNEEYLVSVDSSRLMQVLANLLSNACKFSYENEKVSVTVQQVGSSVRVSISNRGVGISPEFKSRIFQKFSQGDSSTTRGKGGTGLGLNISKTIIEKLGGVLHFESELNDLTTFYFDLPLVQQPLISHEENKPLTTEMSKRLLICEDDSDQANYLKLLLESADFIVDVAITAAEVRKLLEHHEYHALLLDLILPDQDGISFIRELRANQKTMYLPIIVLSVIAQAGKELSNGDAVSIVDWLDKPIDFNKLLTAINKIQKHDSQDLPHILHVEDNKDTQEIVEALLEKYAKVTTANNLKEAKEMLKKDKYNLVILDLLLPDGNGLEILPMISKYHAPVLVFSDTNLNQDYSKFVSQALLKSNSSNEILLDTIKKLL; this comes from the coding sequence ATGAGCTCATTTTCCGAATGGTTCCAATCAGTTCCAATTCCAGTTGATGCCCTAATCGGTCGTTATGATTTGAAATTGGTAGCTTTGTCTTATGTTATAGCTGTTATTGCTTCTTATGTTGCGCTAAATCTAGTAGGTCGCCTTCGTTCCGAACGAAGCAGCCATATTCGACTTTATTGGCTTGCTGGTGGTGCATTTGCGATGGGTTCAGGAATTTGGGCCATGCATTTTGTTGGCATGTTAGCTTTTATCATGCCTATGCCCATGGAATATGATGTCAGTTGGACAGCAGCCTCGTTAATTGTTGCCGTGCTTGCTTCCGCATTGGCTTTGTTTATTTTACAGAAAAAAGATTATTCCATGTTGCATCTTGCGTTAGGTGGATTAATCGTGGGGCTTGCCATTTCCACCATGCATTATATGGGCATGGAGGGAATGAAGTTTCATGTGAACATTCATTATTTGCCGGGCTTGTTTTTTCTTTCTATCGCTATTGGAATTGCCGCCGCGGAAACTGCGATTTGGTTAGCTTTGCAAAGCAATTATGGCTCAAGGAAAAAGCAGTTTAATTTAAAAATCATCAGCTCTTTTCTCATGGGGTTGGCTATTTGTGGCATGCATTATACAGGTATGGCTGCCGCTGTATTCACCCCCAATTTATCCCATGTTATGGCAGCGGAAAATTCGACCATAGAACCAAGGTATTTGGCCTATTTTATTACGGGGATTAGTCTCTTTATTTTTATAATTGCGCTCACCGCATCGGGTTATTATAAGAAAATGATTCTTGCCATAGAAAATGAGAAAGAATTTCTTAACGCGATGCTTGATAATTTAGAAGATGGAATCATCGCGTGTAATGCAGCAGGTCGAATCACAGTATTAAACCACACGATTCAAAAGTATATTAATTCAAATAAGATAAATAAAGACATTAATAATATATCGAATTACTTTAGTCTTTTTACACTTAATAATAATCCAATTAGCCCAGATGAGTTTCCACTTAAGCGCGCTCTGAGAGGAGAGCTTGTTCGAGGGGTTGAATTAATAATGCATACGAAAAATGATGGAGTACGGCATGTAGTCATCGATGGACAAAAAATTATTAATTCAGAGAAAAGCAATTTAGGTGCGGTTATTGTCATCCATGATGTTACTAATCTCAAACAAACGGAGAGATTAAAAGATGAGTTTGTTTCTACAGTAAGTCACGAATTACGTACTCCTCTTACTTCCATACGTGGTTCTCTGGGATTGTTAGTGAGTGGAATCATGGGGGTGTTTCCTGAAAAAGCAAAAAAATTGCTTGATATAGCGAATAACAATTGTGAACGGTTGCTTCTGTTGATTAATGATATTTTAGACATAGAAAAAATTGAAGCGGGAAAAATGGATTTTGAACTCAAAGTAATTGAACTAAATCAAATAGTTAAGGAATCAATCGACGTTAATAAAATGTACGCAGAAAAATTTAACGTAACCATTGAATTAACACCAAATAATAATGAAGAATATTTAGTTTCAGTAGATTCTAGTCGGCTGATGCAAGTTTTAGCAAATCTACTCTCTAATGCGTGTAAATTTTCCTATGAAAATGAAAAAGTCTCGGTTACGGTGCAACAAGTTGGTTCATCAGTTAGGGTATCTATTTCAAATAGAGGCGTGGGTATCTCTCCTGAGTTTAAGTCACGCATTTTTCAAAAATTTTCTCAAGGAGATTCCTCAACTACTAGAGGAAAAGGCGGGACTGGTTTGGGGTTGAATATTAGTAAGACAATTATTGAAAAACTGGGCGGTGTGTTACATTTTGAGAGCGAGCTTAATGATTTAACGACCTTCTATTTTGACTTACCTTTAGTGCAGCAACCACTTATTTCCCATGAAGAAAATAAACCATTAACTACGGAAATGAGTAAAAGATTGTTGATTTGTGAAGATGATAGTGATCAGGCCAATTATCTAAAATTACTTTTAGAGTCTGCTGATTTTATTGTGGATGTGGCTATAACTGCTGCTGAGGTACGAAAGTTATTAGAACATCATGAATATCATGCGCTTTTATTGGATTTAATATTACCTGATCAAGATGGAATTTCATTCATTAGGGAGTTGCGTGCAAATCAAAAGACAATGTATTTGCCGATTATTGTTCTTTCAGTTATTGCTCAGGCAGGTAAAGAGTTATCCAATGGAGATGCAGTGTCAATAGTGGATTGGTTAGATAAACCAATTGATTTTAATAAGTTACTGACGGCAATTAATAAAATACAGAAACATGACTCTCAAGATCTGCCACATATATTACATGTTGAGGATAATAAGGATACGCAAGAAATTGTAGAAGCGCTTCTTGAAAAATATGCGAAGGTAACTACAGCCAATAATTTAAAAGAAGCAAAAGAAATGCTGAAAAAAGATAAGTATAATTTGGTTATCTTAGATTTATTGTTGCCTGATGGAAATGGGCTCGAAATTTTACCGATGATATCGAAATATCATGCACCTGTTCTTGTATTTTCTGATACCAATTTAAATCAAGATTATTCTAAATTTGTGAGTCAAGCGTTACTTAAATCTAATTCTTCGAATGAAATTTTACTTGATACGATAAAAAAACTTCTTTAA
- the greA gene encoding transcription elongation factor GreA: MSKYPMTVHGAEALKEELNRLKFVDRPRIVDAIATARAHGDLKENAEYHAAREQQSFNEGRIQELEAKLSHAQIIDISKLPNNGKVVFGCTVTICHVANDTKLTYQIVGEDEADIKQNKISYSSPIGRGLIGKELDDSVTVNTPGGLVEYEIIDVQYI, encoded by the coding sequence ATGAGCAAATATCCTATGACAGTACATGGTGCAGAAGCATTAAAAGAAGAATTAAACCGATTAAAATTTGTTGATAGACCTCGTATTGTGGATGCAATCGCCACAGCTCGAGCACACGGTGATTTAAAAGAAAACGCAGAATATCATGCTGCCCGTGAACAGCAGAGTTTTAATGAAGGACGTATTCAGGAGCTAGAGGCAAAATTATCTCATGCTCAAATTATTGATATCAGCAAATTACCCAACAACGGCAAAGTAGTATTTGGCTGTACCGTGACTATTTGTCATGTAGCCAATGATACCAAATTAACCTACCAAATCGTGGGTGAAGACGAAGCAGATATTAAACAAAATAAAATTTCTTACAGTTCACCTATTGGGCGTGGATTAATTGGCAAAGAATTAGATGATTCTGTAACTGTAAACACCCCAGGAGGGTTGGTAGAATACGAAATTATTGATGTTCAATATATCTAA
- the carB gene encoding carbamoyl-phosphate synthase large subunit, with translation MPKRTDIKSILILGAGPIVIGQACEFDYSGTQAVRALKEEGYRVILVNSNPATIMTDPELADATYIEPVSWKEVARIIEIERPDALLPTMGGQTALNCALDLEREGILAKYDVEMIGATREAIDRAEDREKFRQLMIKIGLDMPRSAIAHSMEEAIQVQARLGYPAIIRPSFTMGGSGGGIAYNREEFEEICMRGLELSPTHELLIDESVLGWKEFEMEVVRDKNDNCIIVCTIENFDPMGVHTGDSITVAPAQTLTDKEYQRMRDAAIKVLRAVGVDTGGSNVQFAINPENGRMLVVEMNPRVSRSSALASKATGFPIAKIAAKLAVGYTLDELKNEITGGMTPASFEPSIDYVVTKIPRFNFDKFPQTPDTLTTQMKSVGEVMAIGSNFQESLQKAIRGLEIGRCGLHPLFLKGDLARLRGNLREPTPDRLWYIADAFRKNMSLDEIHQESRVDPWFLAQIEELIALERSVADETLGNIDATTLRLLKKRGFADAYLAKLWSCAEEEVRKRRQELGILPVYKRIDSCAGEFPSATAYMYSCYESSCEAKPDLDKRKIMILGGGPNRIGQGIEFDYCCVHAAMALRDAGCQTIMVNCNPETVSTDFDTSDRLYFEPVTLEDVLAIVEVEKPEGVIVHYGGQTPLKLARALEANGVKIIGTSPDAIDRAEDRDRFQKLVTELKLHQPDNGTVRSEEEAIALANKIGYPLVVRPSYVLGGRAMEVVYQEEDLRHYLSHAVAVSNDSPVLLDKFLNDAIEVDIDAVCDGKEVVIGAVMEHIEQAGIHSGDSACTLPPFSLSVVVQQDLMEQMRQMALKLGVVGLINAQFAIQADDIYVLEVNPRASRTVPFVSKATGFPLAKIAALCKLGVSLKEQGLSQNHHMPSFYSIKLPVFPFIKFSGVDSILGPEMKSTGEVMGIARRFGQAYAKAQLGAGSNIPKRRRAFVSVRDADKTRVGEISKRLIELGFEIIATRGTALALQAAGVDCRRVFKVNEGRPHVLDFIKNNEIDFIVNTTEGKQAIADSFAIRRNALQHKVSYTTTLSGAEAACLAMKYEDRETVTRLQDLH, from the coding sequence ATGCCAAAACGAACCGATATTAAATCCATTCTTATCCTTGGGGCTGGTCCTATCGTAATAGGACAAGCTTGTGAGTTTGACTACTCTGGCACCCAGGCTGTACGTGCTCTAAAGGAAGAGGGGTACAGAGTTATCCTCGTGAACTCTAATCCAGCAACTATAATGACTGATCCCGAACTTGCAGATGCGACTTATATTGAACCTGTTTCTTGGAAAGAAGTAGCGCGAATTATTGAAATTGAACGTCCCGATGCTCTTTTGCCCACCATGGGAGGGCAGACGGCTTTGAATTGTGCATTAGATCTGGAACGTGAAGGGATCTTGGCAAAATATGATGTTGAAATGATTGGCGCGACACGAGAAGCAATTGATCGTGCTGAAGATAGGGAAAAATTTCGGCAACTGATGATTAAAATTGGTTTGGACATGCCAAGATCCGCTATTGCGCACAGCATGGAAGAAGCCATACAGGTGCAAGCACGCTTGGGTTATCCAGCAATTATCCGCCCTTCATTTACTATGGGGGGAAGTGGTGGAGGAATTGCCTACAACCGTGAAGAATTTGAAGAAATTTGTATGCGCGGTTTGGAGTTGTCCCCAACCCACGAACTATTAATCGATGAGTCAGTACTGGGATGGAAAGAGTTTGAAATGGAAGTGGTACGCGACAAAAATGATAATTGTATTATTGTCTGTACTATTGAAAATTTTGATCCTATGGGAGTACATACAGGCGATTCAATTACTGTTGCCCCAGCACAAACCCTCACCGATAAAGAATATCAACGTATGCGTGATGCTGCAATTAAGGTGTTAAGGGCAGTTGGAGTTGATACTGGGGGTTCTAATGTGCAATTTGCCATTAATCCTGAAAATGGGCGCATGCTGGTGGTAGAAATGAACCCCAGAGTTTCACGCAGTTCCGCATTAGCTTCCAAGGCAACCGGTTTTCCGATTGCAAAAATCGCTGCAAAACTTGCTGTGGGATATACGCTTGATGAGTTAAAAAATGAAATTACTGGAGGAATGACTCCTGCTTCATTTGAACCAAGCATTGATTATGTAGTGACTAAAATACCTAGATTTAACTTCGATAAATTTCCTCAAACTCCGGATACATTAACGACCCAAATGAAATCTGTTGGTGAGGTCATGGCCATAGGCTCTAATTTTCAGGAATCCTTACAAAAAGCGATTCGAGGATTAGAAATAGGCCGCTGTGGCTTACATCCGTTGTTTTTAAAAGGCGATTTAGCACGCTTAAGAGGGAATTTGCGTGAACCTACTCCAGATAGACTTTGGTATATTGCCGATGCTTTTCGGAAAAATATGTCGCTTGATGAAATTCACCAGGAAAGTCGGGTTGATCCTTGGTTTTTAGCACAAATTGAAGAATTGATTGCCTTGGAGCGTTCTGTTGCTGATGAAACACTAGGCAACATTGATGCAACAACGTTACGCTTGTTAAAAAAGCGGGGTTTTGCAGATGCATATTTAGCTAAACTTTGGTCGTGTGCTGAAGAAGAAGTTCGTAAAAGACGTCAGGAACTCGGAATATTACCTGTTTATAAGCGCATTGATTCTTGTGCCGGAGAGTTTCCCAGTGCTACAGCATACATGTATTCGTGTTATGAAAGCAGCTGTGAGGCGAAACCTGATTTAGACAAGAGAAAGATAATGATCCTTGGTGGTGGTCCGAATCGAATTGGCCAAGGAATTGAATTTGATTATTGTTGTGTCCATGCAGCTATGGCACTTAGAGATGCAGGTTGCCAGACTATTATGGTAAATTGTAATCCGGAGACAGTATCTACTGATTTTGATACCTCAGATCGATTATATTTTGAACCAGTGACTTTAGAGGATGTTTTAGCCATTGTCGAAGTAGAAAAACCCGAGGGAGTGATTGTTCATTATGGTGGCCAAACCCCGTTAAAATTAGCTCGTGCTTTAGAAGCTAATGGCGTAAAAATTATAGGAACTTCCCCAGATGCAATTGATAGAGCAGAAGATAGGGACCGTTTCCAAAAATTAGTTACTGAACTGAAATTACACCAACCTGACAATGGTACCGTACGGAGTGAAGAAGAGGCGATTGCTTTAGCAAATAAGATTGGTTATCCCTTAGTTGTTAGGCCATCTTATGTGCTTGGCGGGCGTGCTATGGAAGTTGTTTATCAGGAAGAAGATTTACGCCATTATTTGTCTCATGCCGTCGCTGTATCTAATGATTCACCAGTATTGTTAGATAAATTTTTAAATGACGCGATTGAAGTGGATATTGATGCAGTTTGTGATGGCAAGGAAGTAGTGATCGGAGCTGTAATGGAACATATAGAACAGGCGGGTATTCATTCAGGAGATTCTGCTTGTACTTTACCTCCTTTTAGTCTTAGCGTTGTTGTGCAACAGGACTTAATGGAGCAAATGCGTCAAATGGCATTAAAATTGGGCGTGGTGGGTTTAATTAATGCCCAATTTGCAATTCAGGCTGATGATATTTATGTTTTGGAAGTGAATCCAAGAGCCTCCAGGACCGTGCCCTTTGTATCTAAAGCTACAGGATTCCCCTTAGCCAAAATTGCGGCTCTTTGTAAATTAGGTGTGAGTCTAAAAGAGCAAGGATTGAGTCAAAATCACCATATGCCATCGTTTTATTCAATTAAATTGCCCGTTTTCCCGTTTATTAAGTTTTCTGGAGTAGATTCTATTCTTGGTCCAGAAATGAAATCTACTGGCGAGGTGATGGGTATTGCCAGACGGTTTGGACAGGCTTATGCTAAAGCACAATTAGGAGCAGGCAGTAATATTCCTAAACGTCGTCGCGCTTTTGTTTCTGTTCGCGATGCGGATAAAACGCGAGTAGGAGAGATTTCTAAGCGGTTGATTGAATTGGGGTTTGAAATCATAGCGACGCGTGGCACGGCTCTGGCTTTGCAAGCAGCAGGAGTTGACTGCCGAAGAGTATTTAAGGTCAACGAAGGGCGACCTCATGTTTTAGACTTTATAAAAAATAATGAAATTGATTTCATTGTCAATACAACTGAAGGCAAGCAAGCTATTGCTGATTCTTTTGCAATTCGACGCAATGCGTTGCAACATAAGGTGAGCTATACTACGACCTTATCAGGTGCTGAAGCTGCTTGTCTTGCGATGAAATATGAAGACAGAGAAACTGTAACACGATTACAGGACTTACATTAA
- a CDS encoding coiled-coil protein: MYFLERLLAIFLGIVVLPLRVFAYHALWAIIAFFVGFFSILGLPLSLALTLHHEGLSKANILLALFFGFPIIAIIVTGALSFLMIFLLCSTIVDTVEALGLGFINSLLYGMDGFWNTLSTQQILSQAVWNPIRVFLGLANTNQLMSNGEDQRIMDGLQNFEIVQEDIEIPDLQNKEPREPPMLLKETELKKIEELIAQLTYVKESLKQPVKEQLTLLNILYIQYKDLFSKLEKVHLALMRHEKSQIKDELIAYNKVKIPILLAKQYKKGENWYHVPAASYVTDRDSFLHLLKYSSKHPLNRDLFKRPRRYNQMETRYIWYELTENYCSSQELSEVVIEIRVVMNALLSQMNEIKRMNVSIDTFSPAFFAPAIKNNEHSLVLKLEQKNRLPL, from the coding sequence ATGTATTTTTTAGAACGCCTCTTAGCAATTTTCTTAGGCATTGTTGTATTGCCATTACGTGTATTTGCATATCATGCTTTGTGGGCTATTATTGCCTTTTTTGTTGGATTTTTTTCTATCTTAGGTTTGCCATTATCTCTAGCATTAACATTGCATCATGAAGGTCTTTCTAAAGCCAATATACTTTTGGCTCTTTTTTTTGGTTTTCCAATTATTGCAATAATAGTCACAGGAGCTCTCTCCTTTTTAATGATATTTTTATTGTGCAGTACGATAGTAGATACGGTTGAGGCATTAGGATTAGGCTTTATAAATAGCCTTCTTTATGGAATGGATGGTTTTTGGAACACCTTAAGCACACAGCAAATCCTTAGTCAGGCGGTGTGGAATCCAATTAGAGTCTTTTTAGGATTGGCTAATACGAATCAATTAATGAGTAATGGTGAAGATCAACGAATCATGGATGGGCTGCAAAATTTTGAGATTGTACAGGAAGATATAGAGATCCCTGATTTGCAAAATAAAGAACCACGAGAGCCTCCTATGTTACTTAAAGAAACTGAGTTAAAAAAAATCGAAGAACTCATTGCTCAGCTAACATACGTCAAAGAGTCTTTAAAACAACCAGTAAAAGAACAATTAACTCTTTTAAACATTTTATATATTCAATATAAAGATCTTTTTTCTAAATTAGAAAAAGTGCATTTGGCATTGATGCGTCACGAGAAAAGTCAAATTAAAGATGAACTTATTGCCTACAATAAAGTAAAAATACCTATATTACTCGCCAAGCAATATAAAAAAGGAGAGAACTGGTATCATGTCCCAGCTGCAAGTTATGTTACGGATAGAGACAGCTTTTTGCATTTACTGAAATACAGTTCCAAACATCCATTAAATAGAGATCTTTTTAAGAGACCAAGGCGCTACAATCAAATGGAAACAAGATATATTTGGTATGAACTAACCGAAAATTACTGTTCCTCTCAGGAATTGAGTGAGGTTGTTATTGAAATCCGCGTTGTGATGAATGCATTGTTGTCTCAAATGAATGAAATAAAAAGAATGAATGTCAGCATCGATACTTTTTCTCCGGCATTTTTTGCACCAGCAATTAAAAATAATGAGCATTCTTTGGTATTAAAACTGGAGCAGAAAAATAGGTTACCACTTTGA